From the genome of Xyrauchen texanus isolate HMW12.3.18 chromosome 22, RBS_HiC_50CHRs, whole genome shotgun sequence, one region includes:
- the LOC127662169 gene encoding AP-4 complex subunit sigma-1-like — translation MIKYLLMVNKQGQTRLSKYYESVNIQKRAALEADVVRGCLSRRKEECSFVEYKDYKLVYRQYAALFIVVGITDNENELSIYELVHNFVEVLDKYFSRVSELDIMFNLDKVHIILDEMILNGHIVETNKNRILAPLLALDKMTES, via the exons ATGATCAAGTACCTGCTGATGGTCAACAAACAGGGGCAGACTCGCCTGTCTAAGTATTATGAGTCTGTGAACATTCAGAAGAGGGCAGCTCTTGAAGCTGACGTGGTTAGGGGATGTCTCTCTCGGAGGAAGGAAGAG TGTTCGTTTGTAGAGTATAAGGACTACAAACTGGTGTATCGACAATATGCAGCTCTGTTTATTGTTGTTGGCATAACTGATAATGAG AATGAACTCTCAATTTATGAGCTTGTGCACAACTTTGTCGAAGTGTTAGACAAGTATTTCAGTCGTGTG AGTGAACTGGAT ATCATGTTCAATTTGGATAAAGTGCACATTATTTTAGATGAAATGATCCTAAATGGACACATTGTGGAGACCAACAAGAACCGAATTCTGGCACCATTACTGGCCCTGGACAAGATGACTGAAAGCTAA